One part of the Candidatus Hydrogenedentota bacterium genome encodes these proteins:
- a CDS encoding glycosyltransferase family 39 protein, whose amino-acid sequence MPADAPAACDPALSGARLTGLYARTLVWYLIGVLVLWLAGLEGIYGHPTPFYALPIPAFRTGVVPFGMGALIAFACLLPGWPSAQRTTRRVMAGSFAGLLFAALAVAALYQEARTQNQSLQALAREYGLLFRWHLAVLLVFVAGLAVCLRVLRLLDWLKQPPERRATAWFLAGLVGFAILFACTVAMIRGGPAGIAQAYERQAYEYIGDIGAARTVHDLFARYVRLREYLSMHARVHPPGPIALLWLLSYLVGREPMALSLATIAVGASAIVPLYFWARELTDKRTALTACLLFSVVPSIVLFTATSADMLFAPFTLTTLFLFTRAIQRGDARYAVLAGLGFGVMSVLSFSLLGIGAYFALAGLWLLRSRPGTVVTTAAVMAAAFLAFHAAVWLWSGFDMVACFQACKAQFDLDQRHLDLVTPRWPAWSWRILNPLCWFFFAGIPVSVLFIKRLRRPDPACRGPFLVFLITLVALDVLYLARGEGERSALYVFPFLVIPAAHLLEEWGRKAASLAPLAATLAFLGFQCWLVESYLYTYW is encoded by the coding sequence ATGCCTGCTGACGCACCTGCCGCATGCGACCCCGCGCTTTCTGGCGCCCGGCTCACCGGCCTCTATGCGCGCACCCTGGTCTGGTACCTGATTGGGGTGCTGGTGCTATGGCTTGCCGGCCTCGAAGGCATCTATGGGCACCCGACTCCCTTTTATGCGCTGCCCATTCCCGCGTTCAGAACCGGCGTGGTCCCGTTTGGCATGGGCGCGCTCATAGCCTTTGCTTGTCTGTTACCGGGCTGGCCCAGTGCGCAACGGACCACCCGCCGCGTCATGGCGGGCAGTTTCGCGGGCTTGCTGTTCGCTGCGCTGGCCGTAGCTGCATTGTATCAGGAGGCGCGTACGCAAAACCAGTCTTTGCAGGCACTAGCGCGGGAATACGGGCTCCTCTTTCGATGGCATCTGGCCGTGCTCCTCGTGTTTGTCGCCGGGCTGGCGGTTTGTCTTCGCGTCCTGCGCCTTCTGGATTGGCTCAAGCAGCCGCCGGAACGCCGCGCGACCGCGTGGTTCCTGGCGGGGCTGGTGGGTTTCGCTATTCTGTTCGCCTGCACGGTCGCCATGATTCGAGGCGGCCCCGCCGGCATCGCACAAGCCTACGAACGGCAGGCCTACGAATACATCGGTGATATCGGTGCGGCGCGCACGGTCCACGATTTGTTCGCCAGATATGTGCGCCTGCGAGAGTACCTGTCCATGCACGCGCGCGTGCACCCGCCTGGCCCGATCGCCCTGCTCTGGCTGCTTTCCTACCTTGTCGGACGCGAACCCATGGCCCTTTCGCTGGCGACCATTGCCGTGGGCGCGTCCGCCATCGTGCCTCTCTACTTCTGGGCGCGGGAACTCACGGACAAGCGAACGGCCCTGACCGCTTGCCTGCTGTTCAGCGTGGTCCCGTCCATTGTTCTGTTCACCGCGACAAGCGCGGACATGCTGTTCGCGCCGTTCACGCTGACCACGCTGTTTCTCTTCACGCGGGCGATTCAGCGCGGCGACGCCAGATACGCCGTGCTGGCGGGGCTGGGTTTCGGCGTCATGTCGGTCCTGTCCTTTTCTCTTCTTGGCATCGGCGCCTATTTCGCCCTGGCCGGGCTGTGGCTGCTGCGCAGCAGGCCCGGAACAGTTGTGACCACCGCGGCGGTCATGGCCGCGGCCTTTCTGGCGTTTCACGCGGCGGTCTGGCTGTGGTCGGGCTTCGACATGGTCGCTTGTTTCCAGGCGTGCAAGGCGCAGTTCGACCTGGACCAGCGCCATCTGGACCTTGTCACGCCCCGGTGGCCCGCATGGTCGTGGCGCATCCTGAACCCGCTCTGCTGGTTCTTCTTCGCCGGAATCCCCGTCTCGGTCCTGTTCATCAAGCGTCTGCGGCGGCCAGACCCGGCGTGCAGGGGCCCGTTTCTGGTCTTCTTGATAACGCTGGTTGCGCTGGACGTGCTGTATCTCGCGCGCGGCGAAGGAGAGCGGTCCGCCCTGTACGTGTTCCCCTTCCTGGTGATCCCGGCGGCGCATCTGCTGGAAGAGTGGGGCCGCAAGGCGGCCAGCCTGGCGCCTCTCGCCGCGACCCTCGCTTTTCTGGGATTCCAGTGCTGGCTGGTCGAGTCGTACCTCTACACCTACTGGTAG
- a CDS encoding glycosyltransferase family 2 protein has translation MNTRDDKSRPEISALVTCYFEEKTIDEFHARLSAALEKTGRSYEIIMVNDGSTDRTFEKLKDVFARDPHVACIMDMFKNAGQPAAVTAAMCEARGDIILSMDSDLQLDPADLPVLLAEYDKGMDVVSGYRKDRQDSLLRQWPSVLANIVMRRASGTSFRDFGCTFKLYNARLLRAFQFGPLNVFNPVTAIAAAARCVEVPVSHAPRKHGKSGWTFKKLWNYQMEQMVIMTEKPFQYIGFGALILAGLIMVRVVGAWVTPFQVLSQVTPGLLLNALMIVFLVLLGCLCMIGEFTIRSFRASRHVPRYIVRERIARAPSGD, from the coding sequence ATGAACACACGGGACGACAAATCCAGACCGGAGATTTCGGCGCTGGTTACCTGCTACTTCGAAGAGAAGACCATCGACGAATTCCACGCGCGCCTCTCCGCCGCGCTCGAAAAGACGGGCCGCAGCTATGAAATCATCATGGTCAATGACGGCAGCACGGACCGCACCTTCGAGAAGCTCAAGGATGTTTTCGCCCGGGACCCGCATGTCGCGTGCATCATGGACATGTTCAAGAACGCCGGGCAACCCGCCGCCGTGACCGCGGCCATGTGCGAAGCGCGCGGCGACATCATCCTGTCGATGGACAGCGACCTGCAACTGGACCCGGCCGACCTGCCCGTGCTGCTGGCGGAGTATGACAAGGGCATGGATGTCGTGAGCGGCTACCGGAAGGACCGCCAGGATTCGCTGTTGCGCCAGTGGCCCTCGGTGTTGGCGAATATCGTCATGCGCAGGGCCTCGGGCACCAGTTTCCGCGACTTCGGCTGCACGTTCAAGCTCTACAATGCACGGCTGCTCCGCGCGTTCCAATTCGGCCCGTTGAACGTGTTTAATCCCGTGACGGCCATTGCGGCCGCGGCGCGCTGCGTCGAGGTGCCCGTCTCGCACGCGCCGCGCAAGCACGGCAAGTCCGGCTGGACCTTCAAGAAGCTCTGGAACTACCAGATGGAGCAGATGGTCATCATGACCGAGAAGCCGTTCCAGTATATCGGCTTCGGCGCGCTCATTCTGGCGGGCTTGATCATGGTGCGTGTCGTCGGCGCGTGGGTCACCCCGTTTCAGGTGCTGAGCCAAGTGACGCCCGGCCTGCTGTTGAACGCCTTGATGATCGTGTTCCTCGTGCTGCTCGGCTGCCTGTGCATG
- a CDS encoding winged helix-turn-helix transcriptional regulator — MDPKLVALVMAQQHFVERLSYSEIAQMHGVSVATVARRLADAKEKGYVQEVRRVLPPPEYVEQLYRNITFKKISGELLRELNRAGAGLKDVVVTAGDANPAVETADEQESERGHPRITRVGLHGARLFQQQLKALLEEKQHVRIGLNWGYAVQMLCSQFQTLIDEGLHKCDAARLEFSALCGWFWIDCDPDIERWRRSWAASAAMNAQILAECFQEHDKMQVHLVRVPALISEEMFHRERELGRLDLTREVLMGICSSDRGYAHLYGEKPIFPTTASAHAFLNERWMQRGADKKRFGSILDHDILLTGLSSLKTTAGFVHLANCELRDRIEDYKTQFRACGDIASHIFTDSETIARLEDPSFPQIGEVNGRVLSLWPEDLKQVANLHRDENAAAPGGVIVLSCGQEKAKALYMALTRHKIANYIVIDTNLAWKLYEELGMTARRERDFSTAELWDFGGADGDDGQENP, encoded by the coding sequence ATGGACCCGAAATTGGTCGCGCTTGTCATGGCGCAGCAACACTTTGTGGAGCGGCTGAGCTACAGCGAGATAGCGCAGATGCACGGGGTGTCGGTCGCCACGGTTGCGCGGCGCCTGGCCGACGCGAAAGAAAAGGGCTATGTGCAAGAAGTCCGGCGTGTGCTGCCGCCCCCGGAGTATGTAGAGCAGCTCTATCGAAACATAACCTTCAAGAAGATATCGGGGGAGCTGTTACGGGAGCTTAACCGGGCAGGGGCTGGCCTGAAAGACGTGGTGGTGACGGCGGGCGATGCGAACCCGGCGGTTGAAACGGCGGATGAACAGGAGAGCGAACGGGGACACCCCCGCATCACGCGCGTCGGCTTGCATGGGGCCCGGCTGTTCCAGCAGCAATTGAAGGCGCTCCTTGAGGAAAAACAGCATGTGCGCATCGGATTGAACTGGGGTTACGCGGTGCAGATGCTGTGTTCGCAATTCCAGACCTTGATTGATGAAGGCTTGCACAAGTGCGATGCGGCCCGGCTCGAGTTCAGCGCGTTGTGCGGCTGGTTCTGGATCGATTGCGACCCGGACATCGAGAGATGGCGCCGGTCATGGGCCGCCTCGGCCGCCATGAATGCCCAGATACTGGCGGAATGTTTCCAGGAACACGACAAGATGCAGGTACACCTCGTGCGGGTGCCCGCGCTTATCAGCGAGGAGATGTTCCACAGGGAAAGAGAACTTGGCCGGCTGGACCTGACGCGGGAAGTGCTGATGGGGATTTGCAGTTCCGACCGCGGCTATGCGCATCTCTACGGGGAGAAGCCCATTTTCCCGACCACGGCGTCGGCGCACGCGTTTCTCAATGAACGGTGGATGCAACGGGGCGCCGACAAGAAACGGTTCGGCAGTATTCTGGATCATGACATCCTGCTGACCGGACTCAGCAGCCTGAAAACGACTGCCGGATTCGTGCATCTGGCCAACTGCGAACTGAGAGACAGGATCGAGGACTACAAGACGCAATTCCGCGCGTGCGGCGATATTGCGAGCCATATCTTCACGGACAGTGAAACGATTGCCAGGCTGGAGGACCCCTCTTTTCCCCAGATTGGCGAGGTGAATGGGCGAGTGCTGTCGCTGTGGCCAGAGGATCTAAAACAGGTCGCTAATTTGCACCGGGACGAGAACGCCGCGGCGCCGGGCGGTGTCATCGTACTTTCCTGCGGGCAGGAAAAGGCCAAGGCGCTGTACATGGCGCTGACGCGGCATAAGATCGCGAACTATATCGTCATTGACACGAATCTTGCCTGGAAGCTCTACGAAGAATTGGGCATGACCGCACGGCGGGAGCGGGACTTCTCGACGGCCGAGTTGTGGGATTTCGGAGGCGCCGACGGGGATGACGGGCAGGAGAACCCCTGA
- a CDS encoding TonB family protein, with amino-acid sequence MSARHTHEYWPSDQIYRWDDVAPKGRLRWFLVLSIMLHGLLVAALVLMPRQAPPKTVQMVYQMEMVEAALDEPAVAEPAPPEPEPPKPEPEPEPPKPEPEPPKPEPEPVKPKAEVTTPEPEPEKPKEEPKPKPEPPKPPPRPEPQPPKPQQVAQAVPANRGAISVQGEIDPRLSSWIMLVQRKISKLWMVPDGIRLDAQETVARVSFWVDRGGRLIDAPVVTQHASDRALGNSGVQALRLAEPLPPFPDGYSEMELRVEMTFTLER; translated from the coding sequence ATGTCAGCAAGACACACACACGAATACTGGCCGAGCGATCAGATATACCGTTGGGACGATGTCGCGCCCAAGGGGCGGTTGCGCTGGTTCCTTGTCTTGTCCATCATGCTTCACGGGCTGCTCGTTGCGGCACTGGTCTTGATGCCGCGGCAGGCGCCGCCCAAGACTGTGCAGATGGTGTACCAGATGGAAATGGTCGAGGCTGCCTTGGACGAGCCGGCTGTCGCAGAGCCTGCTCCGCCGGAGCCGGAGCCGCCGAAGCCCGAACCGGAACCCGAGCCGCCCAAACCGGAGCCGGAACCGCCCAAACCGGAGCCGGAACCGGTGAAACCGAAGGCGGAAGTCACTACGCCCGAACCGGAGCCGGAAAAACCCAAGGAAGAGCCGAAACCCAAGCCGGAACCACCGAAACCGCCGCCGCGGCCCGAGCCGCAACCGCCGAAGCCACAGCAGGTGGCCCAGGCCGTGCCCGCGAACCGCGGCGCTATCTCGGTGCAGGGCGAGATTGACCCGCGCCTGTCGTCGTGGATTATGCTGGTTCAGCGGAAAATCTCCAAATTATGGATGGTGCCGGATGGTATTCGGCTGGACGCGCAAGAGACGGTGGCGCGGGTCAGCTTCTGGGTGGACCGCGGGGGGCGTCTGATCGACGCGCCAGTGGTGACGCAGCATGCAAGCGACCGCGCCCTTGGCAATTCCGGGGTGCAGGCGCTGCGGCTGGCCGAGCCGCTGCCCCCATTTCCGGATGGATATTCTGAGATGGAACTCCGGGTGGAAATGACCTTCACCCTGGAACGATAG
- a CDS encoding Gfo/Idh/MocA family oxidoreductase — protein sequence MSKKLKAGIIGLAGIAKVHFPGWRQSPHAELVALADVDRQVLQSRGKELDIARLYEDPLDLVRDKDIDIVDICTPNAYHAPLTIAALQAGKHVICEKPLAPTPREIRRMIAARDKSGKLLMTAQHFRFQNDSQALKKVLEKGALGDIYHARSWMLRRSGAPTRPGFIQKKHSGGGPCIDIGVHILDLTLWMMGHPRPVAVSGVTQRRLSKLPGCYSDWGGPIPKHWDVEEFAAAMVRFANGATLVLEVAWLLHHKTTSEDMQMWLYGEKAGAHWPSNEILTTDYKAKQHSNTQILSNPGIEPHALECMAFAEAVAEGRPSPVPAEHSLDVTTILDGLYRSAAGGKEVRIA from the coding sequence ATGTCGAAAAAACTGAAAGCAGGCATTATCGGTCTAGCGGGCATCGCGAAGGTCCATTTTCCGGGATGGCGGCAGAGTCCGCACGCGGAGCTTGTCGCGTTGGCCGACGTGGACAGGCAGGTGCTGCAAAGCCGGGGCAAGGAACTCGACATTGCGCGCCTCTATGAAGACCCGCTCGACCTCGTCCGCGACAAGGATATCGACATCGTCGACATCTGCACGCCGAATGCGTACCACGCGCCGTTGACCATAGCGGCGCTCCAGGCGGGCAAGCACGTGATCTGCGAAAAGCCGCTCGCCCCGACGCCCCGGGAAATCCGCCGGATGATCGCCGCGCGCGACAAGAGCGGCAAACTGCTGATGACCGCGCAGCATTTCCGTTTCCAGAACGATTCTCAGGCGCTGAAGAAGGTGCTGGAAAAGGGCGCGCTCGGCGACATCTACCACGCGCGCAGCTGGATGCTGCGCCGCTCGGGCGCGCCAACGCGGCCCGGGTTCATCCAGAAGAAGCACAGCGGCGGCGGCCCGTGCATTGATATCGGCGTGCATATTCTCGACCTGACGCTCTGGATGATGGGGCACCCGCGCCCGGTGGCCGTGTCGGGCGTCACGCAGCGGCGGCTCTCGAAGTTGCCCGGCTGCTACAGCGATTGGGGCGGCCCTATTCCGAAGCATTGGGACGTCGAGGAATTCGCCGCCGCGATGGTAAGGTTCGCGAACGGCGCCACGCTTGTGCTCGAAGTGGCCTGGCTGTTACACCACAAAACGACGAGTGAAGACATGCAGATGTGGCTGTACGGCGAAAAGGCGGGCGCGCACTGGCCCTCGAATGAGATTCTCACGACGGACTACAAGGCGAAGCAGCACAGCAACACGCAGATACTGAGCAATCCGGGCATCGAGCCGCACGCGCTCGAATGCATGGCCTTCGCGGAGGCGGTCGCCGAGGGCAGACCCTCGCCCGTGCCCGCGGAACATTCGCTGGACGTGACCACGATCCTCGACGGGCTCTACCGGAGCGCGGCGGGCGGCAAGGAAGTGCGGATCGCCTGA
- a CDS encoding helix-turn-helix domain-containing protein — protein sequence MRAVKIDFQELVDELLDAASRPEMRQMAPHVRLEVESVVARIDKVLERTDGHFTRAAELLRSGAVSTSRLPSLLPAPLRRIAGLQQPAITPVRNATVSPVAAEGKGEGSLQLDGGPRVFLPARLHQFAKHVLNAPGHTVSHDELRILLDLPGSATSAIRRLVQRLRNALADAGYPRGLIDTSRRGYVRFRLDDAAL from the coding sequence ATGCGGGCCGTTAAGATAGACTTCCAGGAGCTGGTGGACGAACTCCTGGATGCCGCAAGCCGTCCGGAGATGCGGCAGATGGCGCCGCACGTCCGCCTCGAGGTCGAGAGTGTGGTCGCGCGGATTGACAAGGTGCTCGAACGCACGGACGGCCATTTCACGCGGGCGGCCGAACTGCTCAGGTCCGGCGCGGTGTCCACCAGCAGGCTGCCGTCCCTCCTGCCGGCGCCGTTGCGGCGCATAGCAGGGCTTCAGCAGCCCGCCATCACGCCCGTGCGCAACGCCACGGTGAGTCCCGTCGCCGCGGAGGGCAAGGGCGAAGGCAGCCTGCAGCTTGACGGCGGCCCGCGGGTCTTCCTGCCTGCGCGCCTTCATCAGTTTGCCAAGCACGTATTGAACGCGCCTGGCCACACCGTCTCACACGACGAGCTCCGAATCCTTCTAGACCTGCCCGGCAGTGCCACGAGCGCCATCCGCCGGCTCGTCCAACGCCTGAGGAATGCGCTTGCGGACGCAGGGTATCCGCGGGGTCTCATCGACACGTCCCGCCGGGGCTACGTGCGCTTCCGCCTCGACGATGCCGCGTTGTGA